GGAAAATAGCGGGGTTGGCGGTCCGACAAAGAGCGATCAAAACCTCTTGGATAGTATTTTAAGCTCTGACGTGGGAAAAGAAGATATTAAAAAGTCTCTTCGCGATTTGCAGACGGAAATAGAGGAACAGATGGAAAGCTTTGATGAGGTTAAAAAATATGTTTCTACGCTTACCTCTATCTGGGCAGCTTCTCCGAAAGGTATGCCTGTTGCAGGCTATGTAAGTTCAAAATATGGTTTCAGAAAATCTGTCTTTGATTCAACAAATGATAATCTCTATGACGGAGAGAAAAAAGAACGTCATGCAGGTGTGGATATTGCAAACAGAGTAGGTACAATTATCAGGGTTACTGCTCCCGGAAAAGTGGTTTTTACCGGAAAACTTGGCGGATATGGTCTCTTGGTTATTGTGGATCATGGTTATGGCTTCTCTACAAGGTATGGACATTGCAGTAAGATAACGGTAAAAAAAGGTGACAAAGTAAAATCAGGTGATGCTGTAGCTCTAATAGGTATGACCGGTAATACGACAGGTCCTCATGTTCATTATGAAATCCGCAGGTATGGCAATACGGTTGATCCGGCAAGCGTGGACCGCGATTTCTACACCAGAAGATAAATCAGGTCGAAAGGGCGCATGGCTCAGTTGGTTAGAGTGCCGCCTTCACACGGCGGAGGTCATAGGTTCGAATCCTATTGCGCCCACCAGAAATTTTCTGAGGAAAATTTCTAGAGCAATCGAAAATAGAAAATCGAAAGTAGATTGTGGTGGTATAATTAAATTATAAGAATAGTTAAGCCATTAGTGTCGATTGTGTTCTATTGCTCCATTGTTCTATTTTCCGTGAAATCAAAATACTTTTATATGTTTTTGAAATTTCGTACCGCGTACTTATCAAAGATTAACTTCGTACCTTGTGCTTTGTAGTTTGTACTTTTTCAAAAAGGCAGATTAAATTGACAAAAATAGAGCTGTTTTTTAGACGTGCCCTTGTTCTTTTGATCCTTGGCGGAATAATATTTTTTATTATAAAAGTTTTCTTATTTCTATTTCCTGCCGAAGAAATGGTAATTGATGTTCCTCTTACTCCTGCCAAAGCGGTAGCACTTACTTTTGATGACGGACCTCATCCTGAGTTTACTCTGAAACTTTTAGAGATTTTAGATAAGAATGATGTGAAAGCGACTTTCTTTGTGGTAGGAAAACAGATTAAAAAATATCCCGAATTCTTGCGGGAAATACAAAAACGAGGTCATGAAATAGGTAATCATACTTTCAATCATCCGCTGCTTACCACTCTGGATAGAACAGGAGTAATCAACGAATTGGAGTTGAACAAAATTGAAATAAAAAAAGAAACAGGGATGGAGGTCAATATATTTCGTCCGCCTTCAGGGCGTTATGATGAAAAAGTATTGGAAGCTGCATTAAGTAAAGGTTTTATTCCTGTGCTTTGGTCAGTTTCGGGATCTGATTATGGATCGACAGATCCAAAAGTTGTTATGAATAATGTCCTCTCCGCTGTTAGAAATGGAGATATTATCCTTCTTCATAGCGGTGTGGAAGCAACTTTAAAGGCGTTGCCGGAAATAATAGCTGAAATTAAAAAGAGGTGCTTTGAATTTAAGACGGTCACTCAAATGCTGAAAACAGATAAAGTGCCAAAGAAAATATACATATATAAAAATAATGAGCCGGTAGCCGGAGATAGAAGATAGGGATGATTGAAAAATATAGTAAAACAAAAGGGCCTGGTTTCTGGTACTGGGTTTTCTCTAATGGTTATATCTGATTTAATACCGCGCATTTTTGGCTGTGTAAGATGTTTTATTTTCAACTATCGTTAATATATCGAGATAAACCTAGCCCCAAGTACCTAGCACCTGAAACCTGCATTTTTGTTATTTGTTCTTTTCTATCAGCTTTTTTAGTTCTTCTCCGAAGCTGCCAAAATAAACTACATTTCCTTTTTTGTCAATAAGTACATTTGCGGGAATGCCCTGTACTTCGTAAGCTCGTGCGACCTCACCTTTGTCATCAAGTAGAATTGAATAGTTGGTTTTGTTTTTATCTGTAAAAGATTTTACTTTTGCCGGAGTTTCCTGGATGTTTACTCCAAAAATCTCCAGATTATTATCTTTGTACTGCTCTTTAAGTTTTATAAGTTCCGGTATCTCCTGCCTGCAGTAAACACACCAGGTAGTCCAGAAAACAAGCAATACTGTTTTCTTATCTTTAAATTCATTAAGCGAAACATCTTTTCCGTTTAGATCTTTAATCGTAAAATTTGGAGCTGCTTGACTACCGACCTTTTGTCCGCTTGCGGTCGAAGCTTCTACTGACGTAGTTTCATTTGCCGGTTTTTTCCCCATACCAAGAGAGAGAACAGAGAGAGCAAGAACTGCTAAAAATAACTTTTTCATGTAAAGCCTCCTTTTATAAAACGATTCCACAGATTGCAGATCTTTCGGATTCCACTGATAAATATATCCTACAATCTTAGTCCTATAGAGAAACTAGTTTCTATTCTTTCTTTACTTACTTCTTTTGCTTCCCGGGCTTTCTTTATAAAGCAAGATATGCCTGATATGTAAAATATAGTCCAAGAATAATCATTCCTATGCCCATAAATTTTCTGATTTTGCCCATCCACTGCCCTGCTTTTGGCAGAGCCATTAATAATCCCGAGAATGTGCCGACTATAAGGAGTAGTACTCCCATTCCCATTGAAAAAGTGAAAAGCAAAGTTCCTCCAAAAAAAACATTATGGCTTTTTGCTACATAAGCTAATGCTACTAAAAGTACCGCGCCTGCGCAAGGTCCGATGACAAGTCCTGAGATTAGTCCCAGAAAGAATATTTTGACAAAACCAGAGCCGACTCTTTTCCCTGCCAGATTTGTTAAGGATGACGGCATTCTGATCTCGTAGAGATCAAACATTGACAGAGCCAGTACGATACAGACTATTCCCATAAGCAAATTCGGCCATATGCTTGTTTGGAACTGTCCGAAGACCGAACCTGCTGTCAAAGCGACGATTATTCCCAGAGTAGTATAAGTAACGGCAATACCGAGCACATATATTACGGAAAGAAAGAACCCTTTGAGTTTTGAACCTCCTGCATGAGTAGAGATAAAGGTGACTGTAACGGGAAGCATGGTGTAGATACAGGGTTCAAAACTTGTTAAAATACCTGCTAAAAAAATCAAAATATAAGCGAGAAAGAAATCATTTTGTAAAGCCATCTTTAAGCTATCTGCCAGTTGATTAATTGTTTCTGTCATGCATTTTTATCGATAAAAGCTCTTAAATCATTTTCCGTCAGGTATCCTATATTTCTCGCTTTTTCGATTCCTCCTTTAAAAAGAATGAGAGTCGGAATTGCAAGAACTCCGTACTCTGTAGCTATTTTTAAGTTTTTAGAAGCATCTGTCCAGAAAAAATTTACCTTATTTTTGTAATCGTTAGATATTTTCTCGGCTACCGGCCAAAGTCTTTTACAGGAAGGGCACCACTCGGACTTAAAAAGTACCAGCGCCAGGCCTGTATCCTTCTTTATATTCTCTGCGAATTTTGTATCTTCAGTCTCTATGAAAGTTGACATCATTTCTCCTTAATCAAAGCCTGTAACAATATATCATTATAATACTCTATTGTCAAAAGCAATGTATGACATTTATCACATTCTATGGAATCAAACCGGATATTATGGTAAAATAGCTGAAAAATTAGGAGGTGCTATGTCTATAAAATTTGATTTTAATGGTTTACTTGATTTTAACGTTGGAAAGAACCATGGAGTTAGCAAAAAAGAGCTGCAAAATTATGCAAAGCAGGCCAAAGCGGCTTATACTCATCTTTCAAAATTATTTGCGAACAAAGAAACAAGGGTAAGACTGTCTCTTGAATGGTTTAACCTGCCCAATCAGGATAAGAAACTAATAAATGAAATACAAATATTTGGAAGTGAGATCGCAACAAAATATGAAAATGTTATTTTTCTTGGAATTGGAGGCTCTTACCTTGGGCTAAAAGCGGCGCAAGATGCCCTTCTGTTTCCTTATTATAATGAATTTGCCGGAGTCAGAAAGAAAAGATCCAGAGTATATTTTGAAGGTAATAATCTGGATCCGGAGACTCTCTCTGTTTTACTCTCTAATCTTAATCCAAAAAAGACTTTTATTATTTGTATCTCAAAATCAGGTGAAACTTCTGAGACAAAAGCAGCTTTTGAAATTACTTTAAATTGGCTAAAGAAAGGTGTTGGAAAATATTATGGCAGGCAGGTATTTGCTATTACGGATCCAAAATCGGGAACACTAAGAAAGAAGGTAAATGAAGCAAACAGTAAGGATAAACTTTCCTTCAAGAGCCTTCCTCTTCTGGAAGGAGTAGGCGGGAGGTTTTCTGAATTTAACATGGGATTGCTCCATCTGGCAATTATTGGTATAAAACTTAAAGATGTTTTAGGCGGGGCCGCAGCTATGGCTAAACGTTGTATGAAATCGGATTTGAAACGAAATCCTGCAGTTATGTATGCGCTGCTTCATGTAATATTGTATAAAGAAAAAGGAATGGGAGTTTCAGTGCTTATGCCTTTTTCTGAACAATTAAAATCTACCGCAGATTGGTATATACAGTTATTGGCAGAAAGTACAGGTAAAAAATTTGAAAGAAAAGTAGTTTTTGAAAAAGGTATAGAGAAATGGGTAAACGGGGATAATGTCTTGAATATTGGGCGTACTCCTGTTTCAGCCAGAGGTACCAATGACCTTCATTCTATACAACAAAATAATATTGAAGGCGAAAATAATAAAGTACTGACGTTTATTAAGGTAAACAAGTTCAAGAACGATATGGTAATTCCGGATACAAAAGATTTTCTTGCAGGGAAGAAATATAGCAGGCTTTTGTCTGTTGCTCAAGAAGGTACCGAATGGGCTTTGACCAGGGAAAATCGTCCCTCCTGTAAAATTACTATACCTGAGATAAATGCTTATAGCTGGGGAGAATTGCTGTTTTTCTTCGAGATGGCCACTACCTACGAAGGCGAACTTTTAAATATAAATGCCTTTAATCAGCCCGGCGTGGAAAGCTATAAAAACTATATGTATTACAAGCTAAAAAAGCCAGGCGTAAAGAAAGAAATTGCTGAAGAGATAGAAGGGAATCCGGTACAAAAGAAACGGAAGTTTCTGCTATAAGTTTACTGTTTACAGTGTACAGTTTACCGTAAGAGATTAAAATTTCGTTATAAATTTTGGGAAAAAATAAAAAGAGACAAGCAACTTTATAAGCACTTGTCTCTTTTTTTTGTTAGATTACTTCTTTGTCATCGGTTTACCACAGCAATTTCCCGGCTTGGTACTGGTTTTGCCGCATGCCGCACATTTGTATGTTGTACAATTTGATTCGCTTCCACCGCAACATGAACATCCGCCCATATTTATTTCCTCCTTTTACTGAAGTTAAATAATTCCTAAATTATTTTAGTATGTTTAGTGGAAAATAAATATGACAAATATCATGTTAAGGAAAATTTCAAATCTGACGACCATCATAGAAATAAATATTAAAATATTGTTAATATGTATTGTAATCTAATGATTATTGATGTAAAATACTGATAAGAGTAGCAAGGAGGTCCTTCATGTCTGCGGTTAAAATTAAAGAAGGGGTTTACTGGGTCGGTGCAGTAGATTGGAATGCTAGAAGTTTTCACGGTCACACCTATAATACCAAAAGAGGAACCACCTACAATTCGTATCTCGTCGTTGATGAAAAAATTGCCCTCATAGATTCTGTTTATGCTCCCTTCACTAAAGAATTACTTTCAAATATACGTGAAATTATTCCACTTGAGCAAATTGATTATATGGTGGTCAATCATGTGGAAGGTGATCATTCCGGTGCTGTTCCAGAAATCTTAAAATACTGTCCTAAAGCTAAAGTAATTGGCACGGAAAAATGTAAAACAGGAATGAACAGGCATTATTACGGAAATTGGGACTGGCAAACTGTAAAAACGGGAGATAAAATTTCTCTAGGCAAGAATACTCTTACTTTTGTTGAAGCACCGATGCTACATTGGCCGGATAGCATGTTTACCTATATTCCGGAGCTGGAGCTTCTTATGCCAAACGATGCATTTGGCCAGCATATCAGTACTTCAAAAAGATTTGATGATGAAATTGATCAATGCGGGCTCATGGATGAAGCGGCAGCTTACTATGCCAATATTCTTCTTCCGTTTAGCCCTTTAGTAATAAGGAAGATAGAAGAAGTGGTCAAAATGGGTATAAAAATCAGTATGATTGCCCCAAGTCACGGAATTATCTGGCGAAAAGATCCTATGAAAATTATAAATGCCTATGTTAAATGGGCAAAAAATGAAACTGCATCAAAGGTAGTTATTGCTTACGAAACTATGTGGAAATCAACGGAAATAATGGCTAAAACTATAGGTGATGGTATTGCTTCAACGGGTGTGGAAGTTGTAATTGCCAATGTCTCTGAAGTTGATAAAACTAATGTCATTAAGGAAATGATGGATGCCAAAGGTTATCTTATAGGTTCTTCTACCCATGGTAATGATATGCTCCCTAACATAGCGGGTTTCCTTGCTTTTCTTAAAGATATGAAACCCAAAGGGAGGGTCGGTGCGGCTTTTGGTTCTTATGGCTGGGGAGGAGGCGCGGCAAAAAGTATAGAAGATGTGCTTACTTCATCCGGTGTTGAGATAGTGAAACCTCTGATTCAATGCCAGTTTGTACCTGACAAAGAAGAGATGAAAAAGCTGTTTGAGTATGGTGTAGAGTTCTCGAAGAAAATAAAAACTGTCTGATACGGATGTTAAGGAGTTTTCATATTATGAAAAAATATCTTTGTACAGTGTGTGGTTATATCTATGATCCGGCCAAAGGAGACCCTGACGGAAAAGTAGCTCCGGGAACTCCTTTTGAACAAATTCCTGACACATGGGTTTGCCCTCAATGCGGTGTAAAAAAAGAAATGTTTGAAGAAGTAAAGTAAAAAGAAAGGTGCTGGGTCCTCCAATGTTTTGGAGAGATTTCGCCTAAGGGCGGATTACGAGTAACGAGTAACGGGAAAAAGAAAAATCCGAAACTCGCCACCCGCGATCTAACACCATAGAATTATATTAATGGTTGAGCTTGATTTATTGCAGGGGGTTTTGCCAAAGGAGGATACAACAGTGGCAAAGAAAGCGAAAAAGGCATCAAAGAAGAAAGCGAAAAAAGGAAAGAAGAAATAGGATAGTTTATATTAAGCCTCTTGAAAAAGAGGCTTGGGACTAATAGATTTAAATACAGGTTCTGGGTGTCGGGCGCTAGAGACTGGGAAAGAAAAAAGAATAAATGCAGGTTGAGCGAAGCCAAAAAATAGGACGACAAAACTTTGCGAAATCCGCCTAGGCGGATGCTGGGTTAAAGATTGGATGTTTGGGGTTTTTAAAAGTATAGGAAAGTATAGATAAAGATGGAGAGCTTTTCAGATTCTAGTTCATTGGTACCATATCTTGAATCCGTTGAATCCTGTAGTTTTGCAATCAGTGGAATCTTTTTCTGGAGAGGTTGGTATGAACATTGACGGTGTGTACGAGCTTATAATTATAGGCGGAGGTCCTGCGGGTGTTACTGCTTCTGTCTATGCGGCAAGAAAACAAATTGATTTTCTCCTTCTGGCCGGAGATATAGGCGGTCAGGCGGCCTGGAGCGGGGATATCGAGAATTACACTGGCTATCAGTTCGTGACCGGTACTGAACTTACTCTCAAATTTGAAGAACACCTCCGGAAGTATAAATTTCCCATAAAAGAGACTGAGAAAGTTATTAATATTTTCAAAGAGGCGAATATCATAACGGTGAAGACGGGAAAAGGGGAGTACCTTTCAAAAACCCTGATAATTGCTTCCGGCAAAAGAAGTTTGGAACTTAACGTGCCGGGTGAAAAAGAGCTTAAAAACCGCGGGGTTGCCTATTGTGCCACCTGCGACGGACCGCTTTTCTCAGGAAAAGATGTGGCAGTGATCGGCGGCGGTAACTCAGCGCTGGATGCGGCTCTTCAGTTTACTAAAATTGCCAGAAAAGTTTATATGATAAACAACACTCCGGTTCTCGGTGGTGACAAGGTGATGCGGGACAAGTTAAAAGAAGCTGCCAATGTCAGTATCATCAACGGCGCAAAAGTTGAAAAAATTTTAGGTGAAAAAGTTGTCTCCGGTATTGTGATAAATAAAAACGGAGTAAGTGAAAATATCTCCGTTCAAGGCATTTTTGTTGAGATAGGGCTAATACCTAATTCGGAGTTTGCAGGTATCCTTGAGAAAAATAGATTAAGTGAAATAAAAGTAAATAATTCCTGCGAGACAAATATTTCCGGAATTTTTGCAGCGGGTGATGTTACGGATGTACCGGAAAAACAGATCATAATAGCTGCCGGAGACGGAGCGAAAGCAACGCTGTCAGCTTTTAAATTTCTAATGAGAAACTGAGTAAAATCAATCACTAAGATCAAAGCGCTAAGCACTAAATTTAAGGAAGTTTATAATATAAATACAATGATTTTGTTTAGAATTTAGAATTTTGATCTTAGTTATTGCTTTGTATGGG
The nucleotide sequence above comes from Candidatus Firestonebacteria bacterium RIFOXYD2_FULL_39_29. Encoded proteins:
- a CDS encoding MBL fold metallo-hydrolase, whose translation is MSAVKIKEGVYWVGAVDWNARSFHGHTYNTKRGTTYNSYLVVDEKIALIDSVYAPFTKELLSNIREIIPLEQIDYMVVNHVEGDHSGAVPEILKYCPKAKVIGTEKCKTGMNRHYYGNWDWQTVKTGDKISLGKNTLTFVEAPMLHWPDSMFTYIPELELLMPNDAFGQHISTSKRFDDEIDQCGLMDEAAAYYANILLPFSPLVIRKIEEVVKMGIKISMIAPSHGIIWRKDPMKIINAYVKWAKNETASKVVIAYETMWKSTEIMAKTIGDGIASTGVEVVIANVSEVDKTNVIKEMMDAKGYLIGSSTHGNDMLPNIAGFLAFLKDMKPKGRVGAAFGSYGWGGGAAKSIEDVLTSSGVEIVKPLIQCQFVPDKEEMKKLFEYGVEFSKKIKTV
- a CDS encoding rubredoxin, encoding MKKYLCTVCGYIYDPAKGDPDGKVAPGTPFEQIPDTWVCPQCGVKKEMFEEVK